Proteins from one Tautonia marina genomic window:
- a CDS encoding Fur family transcriptional regulator — translation MRSCLESAGRRSTRQREEIYAYLLRSEDHPTAEQVFEAVRTSIPNLSLATVYNALEALADAGLIMKLPSSEGSTRYDGRADGHYHLRCLRSGAVADLSTPYVPDLIESLDPGLAHRLGRQGFRVTGYRLEVVGYFERCPTNGIDDPREN, via the coding sequence ATGCGGTCCTGCCTGGAGTCGGCCGGCCGCCGATCGACGCGCCAACGCGAGGAGATCTACGCCTATCTCCTCCGCTCCGAGGACCACCCCACGGCTGAGCAGGTCTTCGAGGCAGTCCGCACGTCGATCCCAAACCTCAGCCTTGCCACGGTTTACAACGCCCTTGAAGCGCTGGCCGACGCGGGCCTGATCATGAAGTTACCGTCGAGCGAGGGCTCAACCCGCTACGATGGGCGGGCTGACGGTCACTATCACCTCCGCTGTCTCCGCTCGGGAGCGGTGGCGGACCTCTCAACCCCTTACGTGCCGGACCTGATCGAGTCGCTCGATCCCGGTCTGGCCCATCGGCTCGGTCGGCAAGGGTTCCGCGTCACCGGGTATCGTCTTGAGGTTGTCGGCTACTTTGAGCGTTGCCCGACC